From Lolium perenne isolate Kyuss_39 chromosome 5, Kyuss_2.0, whole genome shotgun sequence, a single genomic window includes:
- the LOC127301911 gene encoding uncharacterized protein, which translates to MEPPSTSSPPPRRSPKVRLRRQRLESLLQELRRTLDGLGDADLGASLSSVAADTEASEYGDSEHADDGDSAASLASDSDHATDQMFDLVKSRFESPGFLQEFEEIQKSVCQNGAAEMDTSWDMIKAVDVWEDDDDNGYVLVKPEDAAEGIAFFVATYLLTLKKTKELSPDRLQKALKKTFSAEKRKGKLRKAWDGTKVAYNVASWGATAVGIYNNQAILKVASTAVRMSWRVVAKLL; encoded by the exons ATGGAGCCGccctccacctcctcgccgcccCCGCGGCGGTCGCCGAAGGTCAGGCTGCGGAGGCAGAGGCTGGAGTCGCTCCTGCAGGAGCTCCGGCGGACGCTCGACGGGCTGGGCGACGCCGATCTCGGCGCCTCCCTCTCTTCGGTGGCCGCGGACACCGAGGCCTCGGAGTACGGGGACAGCGAGCACGCCGACGACGGTGACTCCGCGGCGTCGCTGGCGAGTGACTCCGACCACGCGACCGACCAG ATGTTTGATCTTGTTAAATCTAGGTTTGAATCACCTGGGTTTCTTCAAGAATTCGAAGAAATTCAAAAGTCCGTATGTCAAAATGGTGCAG CTGAAATGGATACGTCATGGGATATGATAAAGGCGGTAGATGTGTGGGAAGATGATGACGACAATGGATACGTTCTTGTTAAGCCAGAGGATGCAGCTGAAGGGATAGCTTTCTTTGTAGCCACATACTTACTGACACTTAAAAAAACCAAG GAATTGTCTCCTGATCGACTTCAAAAAG CCCTTAAGAAGACATTTTCGGCAGAGAAGAGAAAAGGCAAACTTCGGAAGGCATGGGATGGGACAAAAGTTGCTTATAATGTAGCTTCATGGGGTGCCACAGCTGTTGG GATCTACAATAATCAAGCAATTCTTAAGGTAGCAAGTACAGCCGTTCGGATGTCCTGGCGCGTGGTAGCCAAGTTACTGTGA
- the LOC127301910 gene encoding glucose-6-phosphate isomerase 1, chloroplastic — protein MASISGAAAPPCHSPCRLRLRRQLLLRPSHLRLRAPHSITSPSHSSPSPPLAPAHAVEKDPIKLWDRYVDWLYQHKELGLFVDVSRMAFTADFLRRMEPLMQRAFVAMGELEKGAIANPDEGRMVGHYWLRDPGLAPNSFLRTKIENTVDHILAFSQDVVSGKIKPPSSQAGRFTQILSIGIGGSSLGPQFVSEALAPDNPPLKIRFIDNTDPAGIDHQIAQLGAELASTLVIVISKSGGTPETRNGLLEVQKAFRDAGLEFSKQGVAITQENSLLDNTARIEGWLDRFPMFDWVGGRTSELSAVGLLPAALQGIDVKEMLIGAALMDEETRNTVVKENPAALLALSWYWATEGVGNKDMVVLPYKDSLLLLSRYLQQLVMESLGKEFDLDGNRVNQGLTVYGNKGSTDQHAYIQQLREGVHNFFVTFIEVLRDRPLGHDWELEPGVTCGDYLFGMLQGTRAALYSNDRESISVTVQEVTPRAVGALVALYERAVGIYASLVNINAYHQPGVEAGKKAAGEVLALQKRVLTVMNEASCKDPAEPLTLEQIADRCHCPEDIEMIYKIIQHMAANDRALIAEGSCGSPRSVKVYLGECNVDDL, from the exons ATGGCGTCCATCTCcggcgcggcggcgccgcccTGCCACTCCCCCTGCCGTCTCCGTCTCCGGCGGCAGCTCCTCCTGCGCCCGTcccacctccgcctccgcgcgCCCCACTCCATCACCTCCccctcccactcctccccctccccACCGCTCGCGCCCGCGCACGCGGTCGAGAAGGACCCGATCAAGCTCTGGGACCGCTACGTGGACTGGCTCTACCAGCACAAGGAGCTCGGCCTCTTCGTCGACGTCAGCCGCATGGCCTTCACCGCCGACTTCCTGCGCCGGATGGAGCCGCTCATGCAGCGGGCCTTCGTCGCCATGGGGGAGCTCGAGAAGGGCGCCATCGCCAACCCCGACGAGGGCCGCATGGTCGGCCACTACTGGCTCCGCGACCCGGGCCTCGCCCCCAACTCCTTCCTCCGCACCAAGATCGAGAACACCGTCGACCACATCCTCGCCTTCTCGCAGGACGTCGTCTCGGGCAAG ATTAAACCTCCGTCGTCTCAGGCTGGTCGTTTTACCCAAATACTCTCTATAGGAATTGGAGGGTCATCTTTGGGGCCTCAGTTTGTTTCTGAGGCGCTTGCGCCCGATAACCCCCCGTTGAAG ATACGATTTATTGACAACACCGATCCTGCTGGAATCGATCACCAAATTGCTCAACTAGGGGCAGAACTTGCATCTACTCTTGTAATTGTAATCTCAAAG AGTGGTGGTACACCTGAAACCCGGAACGGTCTACTAGAAGTACAGAAGGCCTTCAGAGATGCTGGATTGGAATTCTCGAAACAG GGTGTTGCAATTACTCAAGAAAATTCTTTATTAGATAACACTGCCAGAATAGAGGGATGGTTAGATCGTTTTCCTATGTTTGACTGGGTTGGTGGTAGAACATCAGAATTATCAGCTGTGGGGTTACTTCCAGCTGCATTGCAG GGTATCGATGTCAAGGAAATGCTTATTGGTGCAGCACTAATGGACGAAGAGACCAGGAACACTGTG GTTAAGGAAAATCCAGCAGCATTACTTGCATTATCTTGGTACTGGGCTACAGAAGGAGTAGGCAATAAG GATATGGTTGTACTTCCGTACAAGGATAGTCTGCTACTTTTGAGTAGATATTTGCAACAACTTGTCATGGAATCTCTTGGAAAAGAGTTTGACCTTGATGGCAATCGG GTTAATCAAGGGCTAACTGTATATGGTAACAAAGGAAGCACAGACCAGCATGC CTACATTCAACAGCTGAGAGAAGGGGTGCACAACTTCTTCGTTACTTTTATCGAGGTTTTGCGTGACAGGCCTCTCGGTCATGATTGGGAGCTCGAACCGGGAGTTACATGTGGTGATTACTTGTTTGGGATGTTGCAG GGTACACGTGCTGCTCTTTATTCTAATGACCGGGAGTCCATCTCCGTTACTGTGCAAGAAGTGACCCCCAGAGCTGTTGGAGCACTGGTTGCACTCTATGAACGTGCAGTTGGGATTTATGCGTCTCTAGTTAACATCAATGCGTATCATCAGCCTG GTGTTGAGGCAGGAAAAAAGGCAGCAGGAGAGGTATTGGCACTTCAGAAGAGGGTGCTGACTGTCATGAATGAAGCCAG CTGCAAAGACCCTGCTGAACCATTGACTCTGGAACAAATCGCAGATCGCTGTCATTGCCCAGAAGAT ATTGAGATGATATACAAAATTATACAGCACATGGCAGCAAATGATAGAGCGCTTATAGCAGAAGGCAGCTGCGGTTCTCCTCGAAGCGTCAAGGTTTATCTTGGAGAATGCAATGTAGACGACCTATGA